From the genome of Nasonia vitripennis strain AsymCx chromosome 1, Nvit_psr_1.1, whole genome shotgun sequence, one region includes:
- the LOC100123943 gene encoding uncharacterized protein LOC100123943 isoform X10, which yields MVLTVTEDTPADMLAGSMELLVQMPRDHQVQTQRVTVQRSTPMMDLLVQITTAHKLAASSYTLQAIGERGLVLHHQPNTPIGALDALQVKLLPKQGTFLQRKSRQTNQPFETTFRLQVHLPRNQLYVSRVSPKTNLGEILDEVCREKNLDRNKYELRHPANLAETLDLSLTLQDYHLQEVTLCPRQQSRTLMGSALSSQDIMALQKQEECRRQQAQRNSGGGVFGFMFKKSKESSVSTDSLGNRSVSPARSDETARSASPQQQQQQLMRNNFNGQQMPPNRPLRKRRPAPKPPTQGQQLESKIEQTTTVSRTQSKSASDNATTTTSVPGKDKIVISHSRNSSDSSGYHEASVLSDNPDNNGQGGRMPETLPRRGRMQGILEAPRKLAHTSQASKSLGNLAMASSQAGTLSRGVSNTSLSSAGQRKKRAAPPPPIARPLPSAISTQGLERIVDSDESLTSDMDLSKPSSDIDASASKASSDIVCSSHVRGPIAEQPEDVAAVEPARVGKRELAPPVPKPRKVLKASPTPSAASSPVSVDPPDSRASCSPCPSASASFGLPSLTEDEREEIAMAIDSIVEAAKGHDFDSLNSNDDESLVEVVKRRMSEALDEVFVEDVKKKEDDEVSVTDVVVKAPPMFEDDSVTPTNEHDGPKEASEEVKHLESATEEAAKEVKFELADDTDSKPPSCAVISTIPKCDHVEPYTDGDFGMSLESNDSNGKKQRKVVRSQSEMSHFDFGPAEKHSRHLTTQGEAFTFALNPNLGEAATKSIEASIQAGSGIAPPTDTDILLQKVSDTLSHSLTPPSPPPTPEETSILEVPNFVANNATINSNNAAEEKVMDVKNVSNAKESRENHHQSTLASESSNNATLGSQQDTSDYVSANGEDLSIGDWEYQIPAPPSAFRDDDNESSVEEKVSVQPVREPISIEAEVHQTTTSAMKPIEPPAEPKPSPPEQKPVVKAIPSVDQVDFVRPKPPPKLVTTSPQLSTTEVLELSKKAEVISELETKINSHKPIIEPVVARDDESYAPKIAPVENNLSNFTITTYSRQKSLDIFENMEQPVHSETRVLSTFATLTRGRSIVADYAEERVWNGGIKSAQSMERVSVPLVDDRTKFAERNDMLREKVSVHRSKSYITLSSNEKFQNRANEIEKSKEEKKLDDHTNYEIKDSSKRFTSLANVNQSTNDEIPRHKEKFSQWRDNILRKQEEPSKEKQLQSLQVLKSILPQLKNAQATEENGYKSTSDNFTIKKRQEPQCEEPQETPTVSSTTPDVQLRVNRRPQEPSKRYTYGGPPAVSLGSWSERPCVNVQIKTDTDYKFGGKNNPNHSTSGAKTVVNLNGGGSHTVEEKSERMQKENGVTSQESKEPMVVHTKPVVAERDDESRVDTTSVNFRELTKAFGQDVRLRPKPPVRNPHNRLSEYLERPKPEVIASKQNGFAEPHVTTTTFNHNLRNTNGPVPPVKRYTSVVGITNNNNTVNNNNVNHIGANNNNNKVHHANGASNFRFTNGSAPKPTVTTAATKGLIQKEKEYTVPKPPTMPIITGVTLKSVNARPKSSPPMVQADPRDQLLESIRNFGGRQKLRSTAEKY from the exons CACACCGATGATGGATCTGCTCGTGCAGATCACGACGGCCCACAAGCTCGCGGCCTCGAGCTACACGCTGCAGGCGATCGGCGAACGGGGCCTCGTGCTGCACCATCAACCCAACACACCGATCGGCGCCCTCGACGCTCTGCAG GTGAAATTGCTGCCGAAGCAGGGCACCTTCCTACAGCGCAAGAGCAGGCAGACTAATCAGCCCTTCGAAACGACTTTCAGATTGCAG GTGCACCTGCCGCGCAACCAGCTCTACGTGTCGAGAGTAAGCCCGAAAACGAACCTCGGAGAAATCTTGGACGAAGTGTGCCGCGAGAAGAATCTGGACCGGAATAAGTACGAGCTTCGACACCCAG CCAACCTCGCCGAAACCCTGGATCTCAGCCTAACGCTTCAGGACTACCACCTCCAAGAGGTCACTCTCTGCCCTCGCCAGCAAAGCCGAACGTTAATGGGTTCCGCCCTGAGCAGCCAAGACATCATGGCCCTTCAAAAGCAGGAAGAATGTCGTCGACAACAAGCCCAGAGAAATAGCGGTGGCGGTGTATTCGGCTTCATGTTCAAAAAGTCCAAGGAAAGCTCTGTGAGCACCGACAGTCTGGGTAACCGCAGTGTCTCGCCGGCGCGAAGCGACGAGACCGCCAGGAGCGCCAGTcctcagcagcaacagcagcagcttaTGAGGAATAATTTTAACGGTCAGCAGATGCCGCCGAATAGGCCGCTGAGGAAGAGGAGGCCAGCGCCTAAACCGCCGACTCAGGGACAGCAGCTGGAGTCGAAGATCGAG CAAACGACGACGGTTTCCCGGACGCAGTCGAAATCCGCAAGCGATAACGCCACGACCACTACGTCGGTCCCGGGCAAGGACAAGATCGTGATAAGCCACAGCCGCAACAGCAGCGACAGTTCGGGCTACCACGAGGCCTCAGTTCTGAGCGACAACCCAGACAACAATGGCCAGGGTGGTCGCATGCCTGAAACCCTGCCGAGGCGCGGACGAATGCAGGGTATACTCGAGGCGCCACGAAAGCTCGCTCACACTTCACAGGCCAGCAAGAGCCTTGGAAATCTCGCTATGGCTAGCAGTCAGGCTGGAACGCTCAGCAGGGGTGTTAGCAATACTTCTCTCAGCTCTGCTG GTCAACGCAAGAAGCGCGCAGCGCCGCCCCCGCCGATCGCCCGGCCGCTGCCCTCCGCGATATCCACCCAGGGTCTCGAACGCATCGTCGATTCGGACGAGTCTCTCACCTCGGACATGGATCTGTCCAAACCCTCCTCCGACATCGATGCCTCGGCGAGCAAAGCTAGCTCCGACATCGTCTGCTCCAGTCACGTCCGCGGCCCGATAGCCGAGCAGCCCGAAGATGTAGCCGCTGTAGAACCCGCTAGAGTAGGCAAGAGAG AACTCGCACCACCTGTGCCAAAGCCGCGCAAAGTCCTGAAAGCATCGCCTACACCATCGGCAGCCTCGTCGCCAGTGTCCGTAGATCCGCCAGACTCGAGAGCCTCCTGCAGTCCCTGTCCCTCTGCATCCGCGAGCTTCGGTCTGCCCAGTCTGACGGAGGACGAACGTGAGGAGATAGCTATGGCAATCGACTCCATAGTCGAGGCAGCCAAGGGTCATGATTTCGACTCGTTGAACAGTAACGACGATGAGAGTCTGGTTGAAGTTGTTAAGAGGAGAATGTCGGAGGCTCTAGACGAGGTATTCGTCGAAGATGTTAAGAAGAAGGAAGACGATGAGGTTTCCGTGACCGATGTGGTTGTTAAGGCGCCACCGATGTTCGAGGACGACTCTGTTACTCCCACGAACGAACATGATGGTCCTAAAGAAGCTTCGGAGGAAGTGAAACATCTTGAATCTGCAACTGAAGAAGCTGCAAAAGAGGTGAAATTCGAGCTTGCAGATGATACAGATTCGAAGCCTCCTTCGTGCGCTGTCATATCCACGATTCCTAAGTGTGACCACGTCGAACCGTATACCGACGGCGACTTTGGCATGTCTCTTGAAAGCAACGACTCCAACGGCAAAAAGCAGAGGAAGGTCGTGAGAAGCCAGTCAGAGATGAGCCACTTCGACTTTGGTCCGGCGGAGAAGCACAGTCGACACCTGACGACTCAAGGAGAGGCGTTCACTTTtgcgctgaatccgaatctaGGAGAAGCTGCTACTAAGAGCATCGAGGCGTCCATTCAAGCGGGATCAG GTATAGCGCCGCCGACAGATACGGATATTCTTCTTCAGAAAGTCTCCGATACGTTGTCGCACTCGTTGACGCCTCCATCGCCGCCGCCTACACCCGAAGAAACCTCGATTCTCGAGGTGCCGAATTTCGTCGCCAACAACGCTACGATTAATTCGAACAATGCTGCCGAGGAGAAGGTCATGGACGTGAAGAACGTGTCAAATGCTAAAG AAAGCCGCGAGAATCATCATCAGTCGACGTTGGCAAGCGAGAGCAGCAACAACGCGACTCTTGGATCGCAACAGGACACTAGCGACTACGTGTCAGCCAATGGTGAAGATCTTAGTATTGGAGACTGGGAGTATCAGATTCCTGCTCCACCAAGTGCCTTCCGAGACGACGATAATGAGTCTAGTGTCGAGGAGAAAG TTTCAGTCCAACCGGTAAGGGAGCCAATCTCTATCGAAGCCGAGGTTCACCAGACGACGACATCAGCTATGAAGCCAATCGAACCTCCAGCAGAACCCAAGCCATCACCGCCGGAGCAAAAGCCTGTCGTCAAAGCTATCCCATCAGTTGACCAAGTCGATTTCGTGCGTCCGAAACCACCGCCAAAACTTGTCACCACATCGCCACAGCTGTCTACCACAGAAGTCTTAGAACTAAGCAAAAAGGCCGAGGTAATATCCGAGCTTGAAACGAAGATTAATAGTCACAAGCCTATCATAGAACCAGTGGTAGCCAGGGACGACGAGTCTTACGCGCCCAAGATTGCACCTGTCGAGAACAATCTGTCCAACTTCACCATCACGACTTACTCGCGACAGAAGAGTCTGGACATATTCGAAAACATGGAACAACCTGTGCATAGTGAAACCAGAGTATTGAGCACATTTGCTACTCTTACAAGGGGTAGGAGTATTGTTGCAGATTATGCCGAGGAAAGAGTTTGGAACGGAGGAATCAAGAGCGCTCAAAGCATGGAGAGAGTCTCCGTGCCTCTAGTCGATGATCGAACCAAGTTTg CGGAACGAAACGATATGCTGAGGGAGAAGGTCTCAGTGCACCGATCAAAGAGTTACATCACGCTGTCGAGCAACGAGAAGTTCCAGAACCGTGCCAACGAGATCGAGAAGAgcaaggaagaaaaaaagttagaCGATCACACGAATTACGAGATCAAGGACTCGTCCAAGAGATTCACGAGCCTGGCTAATGTAAACCAGAGCACTAACGATGAGATACCTAGGCATAAGGAAAAGTTCTCCCAGTGGAGGGACAATATCCTCAGGAAGCAAGAGGAACCTTCCAAGGAAAAGCAGTTACAGTCCTTGCAG GTACTGAAGAGTATTTTACCGCAATTAAAAAATGCGCAAGCGACTGAAGAAAACGGCTACAAAAGCACCAGTGATAATTTTACCATAAAGAAAAG acAAGAGCCTCAGTGTGAAGAGCCACAGGAAACTCCAACAGTCTCCTCAACGACCCCCGACGTCCAGCTACGGGTGAACCGTCGTCCTCAAGAGCCGTCTAAGCGCTACACGTATGGTGGACCACCAGCGGTAAGTCTTGGCAGCTGGTCAGAGCGACCCTGCGTTAACGTGCAGATTAAGACCGACACAGACTACAAGTTCGGCGGTAAGAACAACCCCAACCACAGCACGTCCGGTGCCAAGACTGTAGTCAATCTGAATGGAGGAGGTAGTCACACTGTCGAGGAGAAAAGCGAGAGGATGCAAAAGGAAAATGGGGTCACATCGCAAGAGAGTAAGGAGCCGATGGTTGTGCACACAAAACCTGTCGTGGCTGAGAGGGACGATGAATCGCGCGTTGATACAACCTCG GTAAATTTCAGGGAGCTAACTAAGGCCTTTGGTCAAGATGTCCGTCTACGTCCAAAGCCGCCCGTACGCAATCCACACAACCGTCTGTCCGAGTACCTCGAACGGCCCAAGCCGGAAGTAATCGCTTCCAAACAGAACGGTTTCGCCGAGCCGCACGTCACGACGACAACATTTAACCATAATCTTCGCAATACCAATGGTCCGGTACCACCCGTCAAACGGTACACCTCCGTCGTTGGTATAACGAACAACAACAACACTGTAAATAACAATAACGTCAACCACATCGGtgccaacaacaacaacaataaggTTCATCACGCGAACGGAGCATCGAACTTTAGGTTTACTAACGGCTCAGCGCCAAAACCAACTGTCACCACTGCAGCGACAAAGGGTTTAattcagaaagaaaaagaatacaCGGTGCCAAAGCCGCCGACGATGCCGATCATTACGGGAGTTACGCTCAAAAGCGTGAACGCGCGGCCTAAGTCGAGCCCACCCATGGTCCAGGCGGATCCTAGGGATCAGCTACTGGAGTCGATCAGGAATTTTGGCGGCCGACAAAAATTGAGAAGC ACtgctgaaaaatattaa